A single Cnuibacter physcomitrellae DNA region contains:
- a CDS encoding VOC family protein → MRLDDICLVNSDVTASDDFYRLELGFERRMRNVRFVDFVFTTGPRIAMWMRPSITETVGSVYPTSPGLPFRVTVGDGGGVDRVAIDPDGFATVLTPGVPRVTALELAVSDVGRTAAFLSTLGFAPAPGHGADAFDGGGLPIVLTPLADVPRDDRAAPDGWTRNGGHVMLAIELDTGDAVDRAYAELVARGLQLSGEPAVYEWGARSTYAVDPDGFIWEIYAWVEEPR, encoded by the coding sequence ATGAGACTCGACGACATCTGCCTCGTCAACAGCGACGTGACCGCATCCGACGACTTCTACCGCCTCGAGCTCGGCTTCGAGCGGCGGATGCGGAACGTGCGGTTCGTCGACTTCGTCTTCACGACCGGCCCGAGGATCGCGATGTGGATGCGGCCGAGCATCACCGAGACGGTCGGCTCGGTGTACCCGACGAGCCCGGGGCTGCCGTTCCGGGTCACGGTCGGCGACGGCGGCGGGGTCGACCGCGTCGCGATCGACCCGGACGGCTTCGCCACGGTCCTGACCCCGGGAGTCCCTCGCGTCACGGCGCTCGAGCTCGCGGTCTCCGACGTCGGTCGCACCGCGGCCTTCCTCTCGACGCTCGGGTTCGCACCCGCCCCAGGGCACGGCGCCGATGCGTTCGACGGGGGCGGACTGCCGATCGTGCTGACACCGCTCGCCGACGTGCCCCGCGATGACCGGGCCGCGCCCGACGGCTGGACCCGCAACGGCGGGCACGTGATGCTCGCGATCGAGCTCGACACCGGAGACGCGGTCGACCGGGCGTACGCCGAGCTCGTCGCCCGCGGCCTGCAGCTCTCCGGCGAGCCCGCCGTGTACGAGTGGGGCGCCCGGTCGACCTACGCGGTCGATCCCGACGGCTTCATCTGGGAGATCTACGCCTGGGTGGAGGAGCCGCGATGA
- a CDS encoding nucleoside hydrolase, with protein sequence MRDLILITDPGQEQAVAIWTILASPEDFRVLGVIASAGNTTLDNTVANVHRVLELAGADDIPVFKGVSRPLVRPLVTAAHVHGESGLDGYVFPPVRGAAQEESGVQALIRICRAAPPASVTIAQFSSMTTLAVALTEAPDIAVHIREVVMMAGAYFEVGNITPAAEFNVYVDPHAASIVLESGLPLVMLPLDVTHQLRNTRARLDAFSALGNEVGRAVDALLTFSETFDLEKYGWDGAPLHGPVVPMYLLRPELFRGRRINARVETGSELTMGMLVADWWHVTDLPRNVWYAREVDAEPFYQELLARIGRLS encoded by the coding sequence ATGCGCGATCTCATCCTCATCACCGATCCCGGCCAGGAGCAGGCCGTCGCGATCTGGACGATCCTCGCCTCGCCCGAGGACTTCCGAGTGCTCGGCGTCATCGCGAGCGCGGGCAACACCACGCTCGACAACACGGTCGCCAACGTGCACCGGGTGCTCGAGCTCGCCGGAGCCGACGACATCCCGGTCTTCAAGGGCGTCTCTCGACCTCTCGTACGGCCGTTGGTCACGGCCGCGCACGTTCACGGGGAGAGCGGGCTCGACGGGTACGTGTTCCCGCCCGTCCGGGGTGCCGCGCAGGAGGAGAGCGGGGTGCAGGCGCTGATCCGGATATGCCGGGCCGCGCCACCCGCATCCGTCACGATCGCTCAGTTCTCGAGCATGACGACCCTCGCGGTCGCGCTGACCGAGGCGCCCGACATCGCCGTACACATCCGCGAGGTCGTGATGATGGCGGGCGCGTACTTCGAGGTGGGCAACATCACGCCCGCCGCCGAGTTCAACGTCTACGTGGATCCGCACGCCGCGTCCATCGTGCTCGAGTCGGGGCTTCCGCTCGTGATGCTCCCCCTCGACGTCACCCACCAGCTCCGGAACACCCGCGCCCGCCTCGACGCGTTCTCCGCCCTGGGCAACGAGGTGGGCAGGGCGGTGGATGCGCTGCTCACCTTCTCGGAGACGTTCGACCTCGAGAAGTACGGCTGGGACGGCGCACCCCTGCACGGGCCCGTCGTGCCGATGTACCTCCTGCGGCCCGAGCTGTTCCGGGGCAGGCGGATCAACGCACGGGTGGAGACCGGGTCCGAGCTCACGATGGGCATGCTCGTCGCGGACTGGTGGCACGTCACGGATCTGCCGCGCAACGTCTGGTACGCCCGTGAGGTCGATGCCGAGCCGTTCTACCAGGAGCTCCTCGCCCGCATCGGGCGCCTGTCGTGA
- a CDS encoding BMP family lipoprotein, protein MTHRTTPRLLLSAGALLTAAVALAGCASAPAGSGGSTSAGASSDFLPCIVSDEGGFDDQSFNQLGLQGVTDAAEALGTKHIDVQSSSETDYAPNISNLVDQGCTAIVTMGYALAAATQEAADANPDVDFIMVDDNTVSGDNIKSVMWDTSQAGFLVGYAAADYTTSGKVGTYGGAQIPPVTLYMDGFARGVEYHNQVKGTNVQVVGWNPDSQEGLFTGNFSDINAAKVLSQGILDQGVDVIVPVGGPIYQGAAQAIRESSKPIALVGVDTDMYLSDPEYDDLWFTSIARDMPKSISEVIQKAASGEFSNEEYVGVLSNGGVLMSPFHDFESKVAPTLQGELDDIQAQIIDGTITIETPSAP, encoded by the coding sequence ATGACCCACCGCACCACGCCTCGACTCCTGCTCTCCGCGGGAGCCCTGCTCACCGCCGCCGTCGCCCTCGCCGGCTGTGCCAGCGCACCCGCCGGCTCCGGGGGATCGACCTCGGCCGGCGCCTCCTCCGACTTCCTGCCCTGCATCGTCTCGGACGAGGGCGGCTTCGACGACCAGAGCTTCAACCAGCTCGGTCTCCAGGGCGTCACCGACGCCGCGGAGGCGCTGGGCACGAAGCACATCGACGTCCAGTCGAGCTCGGAGACGGACTACGCGCCGAACATCTCCAACCTCGTCGACCAGGGCTGCACCGCGATCGTCACCATGGGCTACGCCCTCGCGGCGGCGACGCAGGAGGCGGCGGACGCGAACCCCGACGTCGACTTCATCATGGTCGACGACAACACGGTCTCGGGCGACAACATCAAGAGCGTGATGTGGGACACGTCGCAGGCCGGCTTCCTCGTCGGCTACGCGGCGGCGGACTACACCACGAGCGGCAAGGTCGGCACCTACGGCGGCGCGCAGATCCCGCCGGTGACCCTGTACATGGACGGATTCGCGCGCGGCGTCGAGTACCACAACCAGGTCAAGGGCACGAACGTGCAGGTCGTCGGCTGGAACCCCGACTCGCAGGAGGGTCTCTTCACGGGCAACTTCAGCGACATCAACGCCGCGAAGGTGCTCTCGCAGGGCATCCTCGACCAGGGTGTGGACGTGATCGTGCCGGTCGGCGGACCGATCTACCAGGGCGCTGCGCAGGCCATCCGCGAGTCGTCGAAGCCCATCGCCCTCGTCGGCGTGGACACCGACATGTACCTCAGCGACCCGGAGTACGACGACCTCTGGTTCACGTCGATCGCCCGTGACATGCCCAAGTCGATCTCCGAGGTGATCCAGAAGGCGGCCTCCGGGGAGTTCTCGAACGAGGAGTACGTCGGGGTGCTGTCGAACGGCGGTGTGCTGATGAGCCCGTTCCACGACTTCGAGTCGAAGGTCGCGCCGACCCTCCAGGGCGAGCTCGACGACATCCAGGCCCAGATCATCGACGGCACGATCACGATCGAGACGCCGTCGGCGCCCTAG
- the pdxY gene encoding pyridoxal kinase PdxY yields MKILSIQSAVAYGHVGNSAAVFPLQRIGVEVLPVYTVNFSNHTGYGAWRGPLISPDDVRDVITGIEERGVFPQIDVVLSGYQGGTGIGDVIVDAVKRVKAANPSAIYACDPVMGNAKSGCFVAPEIPDLLRDRVVPVADIITPNQFELGYLTGTEPASLESTLESVDLARAMGPSTVLVTSVERPDREPETIEMLAVDDEGAWIVQTPLIPIKANGSGDVTAALFTAHYRSTGSAQVALERTASSVYDLIDATYRSGERELQLVETQDAYAHPQLQFAARRVR; encoded by the coding sequence GTGAAGATCCTCTCGATCCAGTCGGCCGTGGCGTACGGGCATGTGGGCAATTCGGCGGCGGTGTTCCCGCTGCAGCGCATCGGAGTCGAGGTGCTGCCCGTCTACACCGTGAACTTCTCGAACCACACCGGGTACGGGGCCTGGCGCGGGCCGCTGATCTCGCCCGACGACGTGCGCGACGTCATCACCGGCATCGAGGAGCGCGGAGTGTTCCCGCAGATCGACGTCGTGCTCTCGGGATACCAGGGCGGGACCGGGATCGGGGACGTCATCGTCGACGCGGTGAAGCGCGTGAAGGCCGCGAACCCGTCGGCGATCTACGCGTGCGACCCCGTGATGGGCAACGCGAAGTCGGGCTGCTTCGTGGCCCCCGAGATCCCCGACCTCCTGCGCGACCGCGTCGTGCCGGTGGCCGATATCATCACGCCCAACCAGTTCGAGCTCGGCTACCTCACCGGGACCGAGCCCGCCTCGCTCGAGTCGACCCTGGAGTCGGTCGACCTCGCTCGGGCGATGGGACCGTCGACGGTGCTCGTGACGAGCGTCGAGCGCCCCGACCGCGAGCCGGAGACCATCGAGATGCTCGCGGTCGACGACGAGGGCGCCTGGATCGTGCAGACGCCGCTCATCCCCATCAAGGCCAACGGATCCGGCGACGTCACCGCGGCGCTGTTCACCGCCCACTACCGCTCCACGGGGTCGGCGCAGGTGGCGCTCGAGCGCACGGCCTCGAGCGTGTACGACCTCATCGACGCCACCTATCGTTCGGGCGAGCGCGAGCTCCAGCTCGTCGAGACGCAGGACGCCTACGCCCACCCGCAGCTGCAGTTCGCCGCCCGCCGCGTCCGCTGA
- a CDS encoding alpha/beta fold hydrolase — protein sequence MRTERVGDLVFGVVGAGAEIGAVPPEIVLIHGIGVSHRYFERLHRRLGREARVVAIDLPGFGGLPKPHWNPTIGEMAAALAEVLDRLEVGHAVLVGQSMGSQWVTELAVQRPDLASHVVLIGPVSDERHRTPLSQGVALLADILREPPRSNLIVLTDYLRCGPRWFGAQLRWMLSYRLEDAVERLTVPLLVLRGARDPIAGMRWCRGLRDRAPEAGLVLVPRAPHNAQTTAPVAVASALLAFVAAHPAVRDAA from the coding sequence GTGCGGACCGAGCGAGTGGGCGACCTGGTGTTCGGCGTGGTCGGGGCGGGCGCGGAGATCGGCGCCGTCCCGCCGGAGATCGTGCTGATCCACGGGATCGGGGTGTCGCACCGGTACTTCGAGCGCCTGCACCGGCGACTCGGGCGTGAGGCGCGCGTCGTGGCGATCGACCTCCCGGGGTTCGGCGGTCTGCCGAAGCCGCACTGGAATCCGACGATCGGCGAGATGGCCGCGGCCCTGGCCGAGGTGCTCGACCGTCTCGAGGTCGGGCATGCCGTGCTCGTCGGCCAGTCGATGGGATCGCAGTGGGTCACCGAGCTCGCTGTGCAGCGCCCGGATCTCGCGTCGCACGTCGTGCTGATCGGGCCCGTCAGCGACGAACGCCACCGGACGCCCCTCTCCCAAGGCGTCGCGCTCCTCGCCGACATCCTGCGAGAGCCGCCGAGATCGAACCTCATCGTCCTCACCGACTACCTGCGCTGCGGGCCGCGCTGGTTCGGCGCCCAGTTGCGGTGGATGCTCTCCTACCGTCTCGAGGACGCCGTCGAGCGACTGACCGTCCCCCTCCTCGTCCTCCGCGGCGCGCGAGACCCCATCGCCGGGATGCGGTGGTGCAGAGGACTCCGCGACCGAGCCCCCGAGGCCGGCCTCGTGCTCGTGCCCAGGGCGCCCCACAACGCCCAGACCACGGCGCCCGTGGCCGTGGCCTCCGCCCTCCTCGCCTTCGTGGCGGCGCATCCCGCGGTCAGGGACGCGGCGTGA
- a CDS encoding esterase/lipase family protein, which produces MPGAGPAGRRRGANRLLRIPGWWIADYAYAAHWQVRAFFSRLDPIELTTGHLRPVVVLPGVYETWRFLQPLAQALHDRGHPVHVVEALGSNRRPVAEAAAEVADYLEEHDLEDVVLAAHSKGGLVGKYAMTLGGSARRIRSMVAVASPFAGSLYARWLPLPTLSIFSPRDPTILALARERSVDERIVSVFGAFDPHIPEGSRLPGAKNVELDTGGHFRVLADPRVIGELVALSE; this is translated from the coding sequence GTGCCCGGCGCGGGACCGGCAGGCCGGCGTCGCGGGGCGAACCGACTGCTGCGGATCCCCGGCTGGTGGATCGCCGACTACGCCTACGCCGCGCACTGGCAGGTGCGCGCGTTCTTCAGCCGGCTCGACCCGATCGAGCTGACGACAGGACACCTCAGACCCGTCGTCGTACTGCCCGGGGTGTACGAGACCTGGCGGTTCCTGCAGCCCCTGGCGCAGGCGCTCCACGACCGCGGCCATCCGGTGCACGTCGTGGAGGCGCTGGGCAGCAACCGCCGGCCGGTCGCCGAGGCTGCCGCCGAGGTGGCCGACTACCTCGAAGAGCACGATCTCGAGGATGTGGTGCTCGCCGCTCATAGCAAGGGCGGGCTGGTCGGGAAGTACGCCATGACGCTCGGCGGTTCAGCCCGGCGGATCCGGTCGATGGTGGCCGTGGCCAGCCCGTTCGCGGGATCCCTCTACGCCCGATGGCTGCCCCTGCCGACCCTGTCGATCTTCTCGCCACGCGATCCGACCATCCTGGCCCTGGCGCGGGAGCGGAGCGTCGACGAGCGGATCGTCTCGGTGTTCGGCGCCTTCGACCCGCACATCCCCGAGGGGAGCCGGCTTCCCGGGGCCAAGAACGTCGAGCTCGACACGGGAGGGCACTTCAGGGTGCTCGCCGACCCGCGCGTGATCGGGGAGCTCGTCGCCCTCTCGGAGTGA
- a CDS encoding HNH endonuclease signature motif containing protein — protein sequence MTEETRTTTRTPRFEPARASDPAVVAVEERQRVLLSRLEEGRRAEAALHAERLRLLAEFAETADELAALLHPDRVTEARDMQRRSMTAEVAVALNVSERFVTAETCDAETITALPTTLNALARGDISRQHVHKLVTHLNTLPAETWEAFEAAVLPLAVQLNPARFDNLARRMRERLHPDSLTIRARQAREERSAWISEDRDGMAHLHLYAGAEDILAIDSRLHHHARALAAEPDETRMIPQLRADTAVDLLLGTSAATGGAAVELVVTVPATTLAGVAEEPGELSGYGPVDPDTARRLAAAAPAFTRVLTRPDTGEIVSVGRASYRLPAALRRRLRVEDERCRFPGCNRRAITADADHTTAWQDGGSTTRDNLAHLCRRHHRVKHATDWDVTQDPDRTLTWTSPLGRTTTTRPPQRDLADAALRARAILTRAQDSDRPTTPDRENPPPPISDNSLPRTSNPDPDNGPALTARGRGVLARIRTPRPLPERTPF from the coding sequence ATGACAGAGGAGACGCGTACCACGACCCGGACACCCCGGTTCGAACCCGCACGCGCCTCCGACCCCGCGGTCGTCGCCGTGGAGGAGAGACAGCGGGTCCTCCTGTCGCGACTGGAGGAAGGCCGCCGAGCCGAGGCCGCACTCCACGCCGAACGGCTCCGGCTACTCGCGGAGTTCGCCGAGACCGCGGATGAGCTCGCTGCACTCCTGCACCCCGACAGGGTGACCGAGGCGCGCGACATGCAGCGCCGCTCCATGACCGCGGAGGTCGCGGTCGCGTTGAACGTCTCCGAGCGCTTCGTCACGGCAGAGACCTGCGACGCCGAGACGATCACCGCGCTGCCCACGACCCTGAACGCACTCGCCCGCGGCGACATCTCCCGCCAGCACGTGCACAAGCTCGTCACCCACCTCAACACCCTCCCCGCCGAGACGTGGGAGGCGTTCGAAGCCGCCGTCCTCCCCCTCGCCGTCCAGCTCAACCCGGCGCGGTTCGACAATCTCGCTCGCAGGATGCGGGAACGCCTGCACCCCGACTCCCTCACCATCCGCGCCCGGCAAGCACGCGAGGAACGCAGCGCCTGGATCAGCGAGGATCGGGACGGGATGGCCCACCTGCACCTCTACGCCGGCGCCGAAGACATCCTCGCGATCGATTCACGCCTGCACCACCACGCCCGCGCTCTGGCCGCGGAACCGGACGAGACCCGCATGATCCCCCAGCTGCGCGCCGACACCGCAGTCGACCTCCTTCTCGGCACCTCCGCCGCGACCGGAGGCGCCGCGGTGGAGCTCGTGGTCACCGTCCCCGCCACCACCCTCGCCGGCGTGGCGGAGGAGCCGGGCGAGCTGAGCGGATACGGACCCGTCGACCCCGACACCGCCCGCAGACTCGCCGCCGCAGCTCCCGCGTTCACCCGCGTCCTCACCCGACCCGACACCGGAGAGATCGTCTCCGTCGGGCGGGCCTCCTACCGGCTCCCCGCCGCGCTCCGGCGCCGCCTCCGGGTCGAGGACGAACGGTGCCGCTTTCCCGGCTGCAACCGCCGAGCGATCACCGCCGACGCCGACCACACCACCGCGTGGCAAGACGGCGGCAGCACCACACGCGACAACCTCGCCCACCTGTGTCGCCGACACCATCGTGTCAAACACGCCACCGACTGGGATGTGACTCAAGATCCCGACCGGACCCTCACCTGGACCAGCCCCCTCGGCCGCACCACCACGACCCGGCCACCCCAGCGAGACCTCGCCGACGCCGCCCTCCGCGCTCGCGCGATCCTCACCCGCGCCCAGGACTCCGACCGGCCCACCACCCCCGATCGCGAGAACCCACCACCACCCATCAGCGACAACTCCCTGCCCCGCACCAGCAACCCCGACCCAGACAACGGCCCGGCCCTGACCGCGCGCGGCCGTGGAGTCCTCGCCCGCATCCGCACCCCACGCCCCCTCCCCGAACGCACCCCCTTCTGA
- a CDS encoding amidohydrolase family protein, with protein sequence MPTLWRDALVLTLDGSPDGVRPRRSDLLIDGSEVVDLGSGLDAPEGADVRDGRDLLILPGLVNAHTHSWEILFRGTSERLPLELWTLVSYPPLGVEPLPDRLVYLRTAIAALESLRGGATAVLDDVGELPTQSPESIEQVFAAYDDLGIRAVCTGAVADIAMVDRLPGADHRFSPALLAESRSALHPSAALIDAYLELSMSAIAAAGSRSSGRIAYAVSPSAPHRCSDDLLRACHDLALDRDLLVHTHLLETRLQADVAHERWGRTAVEHLSDLGLLDDRLIAAHGVWLTASDRRMLGAAGSTIAHNPLSNLKLGSGVLDWRGMREAGVRLALGTDGASSSDTLRMLETVKAAALGQSTTESDLESWPTAAEVLAAATRSGAAALRTGAGVIAPGRPADLLVIDLARDTAFTPRHDVVRQLVFSADASSMAEVWVAGECVVRDGRSTCVDDVALLREFRQEAERWAETVPAIRSANARLVEPAAAAYRSAREADRPAEAHPSTERGIR encoded by the coding sequence ATGCCCACGCTCTGGCGCGACGCGCTCGTCCTCACCCTGGACGGGAGCCCGGACGGAGTCCGTCCGAGGCGCTCCGACCTGCTCATCGACGGCAGCGAGGTCGTCGACCTCGGGTCCGGGCTCGATGCGCCGGAGGGCGCCGACGTCCGCGACGGCCGCGACCTGCTCATCCTCCCGGGCCTGGTGAACGCGCACACGCACTCCTGGGAGATCCTGTTCCGCGGAACGAGCGAGCGGCTGCCGCTCGAGCTCTGGACCCTGGTCAGCTATCCGCCGCTCGGCGTCGAGCCGCTGCCCGACCGGCTCGTCTACCTCCGCACGGCGATCGCCGCGCTGGAGTCGCTCCGCGGCGGAGCGACCGCGGTGCTCGACGACGTGGGCGAGCTCCCGACCCAGTCGCCCGAGTCGATCGAGCAGGTGTTCGCGGCCTACGACGACCTGGGCATCCGCGCCGTCTGCACCGGAGCGGTCGCCGACATCGCGATGGTCGACCGCCTCCCCGGAGCCGATCACCGCTTCAGCCCCGCGCTGCTCGCCGAGAGCCGCAGCGCCCTGCATCCGTCGGCGGCGCTCATCGACGCGTATCTCGAGCTCTCGATGAGCGCGATCGCCGCCGCGGGCTCACGATCGAGCGGCCGGATCGCGTACGCGGTGAGTCCGAGCGCGCCGCACCGCTGCTCCGACGACCTGCTCAGGGCGTGTCACGACCTCGCGCTCGACCGGGACCTCCTCGTGCACACCCACCTGCTCGAGACCCGACTCCAGGCCGACGTGGCGCACGAGCGCTGGGGACGCACCGCTGTCGAGCACCTCAGCGACCTCGGGCTGCTCGACGACCGGCTCATCGCGGCCCACGGGGTGTGGCTGACCGCATCCGACCGTCGGATGCTCGGCGCGGCCGGATCGACCATCGCCCACAATCCGCTGTCGAACCTCAAGCTCGGCTCGGGTGTGCTCGACTGGCGCGGGATGCGCGAGGCGGGGGTGCGCCTGGCGCTGGGCACCGACGGCGCCTCGTCGAGCGACACGCTGAGGATGCTCGAGACGGTGAAGGCCGCGGCGCTCGGCCAGTCGACGACGGAGTCCGACCTGGAGAGCTGGCCCACGGCGGCCGAGGTGCTCGCCGCGGCGACGAGGTCGGGGGCTGCGGCGCTGCGTACGGGTGCCGGGGTGATCGCGCCGGGTCGGCCGGCGGACCTCCTCGTGATCGACCTCGCTCGGGACACCGCCTTCACGCCTCGCCACGACGTGGTCAGGCAGCTCGTGTTCAGCGCGGATGCCTCGTCGATGGCCGAGGTGTGGGTGGCGGGCGAGTGCGTCGTCCGCGACGGCCGCAGCACCTGTGTCGACGACGTCGCGCTGCTGCGCGAGTTCCGCCAGGAGGCCGAGCGCTGGGCCGAGACCGTGCCGGCGATCCGCTCCGCCAACGCGCGGCTGGTCGAGCCGGCCGCAGCCGCGTACCGGTCCGCGCGGGAGGCAGACCGGCCCGCAGAGGCGCACCCGTCCACAGAGAGAGGGATCCGATGA
- a CDS encoding putative bifunctional diguanylate cyclase/phosphodiesterase, with protein MTHIVHAPDDPLFELLVDAITDYSIYLLSPTGIIQSWNNGAKRIKGYEAAEIVGTSFRRFFTPEDRDADEPGRILRAVETSGRVETEGWRVRKDGTRFWANVIVSQVRRPTGELLGYAKITRDVTQQREIREALDRTVRTDALTGIANRTQFFESFGELIASATGRVAVAVIGLDRLKLVNDEHGHPIGDLLLRTRAADLVQALDDPRSVAARLGGDQFVCAIPFDTATELSAVLDRVGAAFSTPLPVGQDYVSTTASVGVAVHPDDATDVDHLLIDADLAMSRAKRTLTAGPQFFTAELDDAMRSRRYMAHELSSALARGQMRLVYQNQVRVSDGVVVGREALLRWDHPRLGSVSPGVFIPLAEATNDIIVIGDWVLTEACTQAAVWTDGLRVAVNVSPAQVARDTWVDELRRALEVSGLPPERLEIEVTESALLNQTPDTLRHLMDAQALGVSIALDDLGAGYSSLGTLLSFPFDKIKIDRALIARYPEDVRAPSALRAMLTLGHTLPAQVLVEGVETLDQLRLIEQQGFDEAQGYHLHRPQ; from the coding sequence ATGACCCACATCGTGCACGCTCCCGACGACCCCCTGTTCGAGCTGCTGGTCGACGCGATCACCGACTACTCCATCTACCTGCTCTCGCCGACGGGCATCATCCAGAGCTGGAACAACGGAGCGAAGCGGATCAAGGGGTACGAGGCCGCCGAGATCGTCGGCACCTCCTTCCGCCGCTTCTTCACCCCCGAGGATCGGGATGCGGATGAGCCCGGTCGCATCCTGCGGGCCGTCGAGACCTCGGGGCGCGTCGAGACCGAGGGCTGGCGCGTGCGGAAGGACGGCACCCGGTTCTGGGCGAACGTCATCGTGTCGCAGGTGCGGCGGCCGACGGGCGAGCTCCTCGGCTACGCCAAGATCACCCGCGACGTCACCCAGCAGCGCGAGATCCGCGAGGCCCTCGACAGGACCGTGCGCACGGATGCGCTCACCGGCATCGCGAACCGCACCCAGTTCTTCGAGTCGTTCGGGGAGCTGATCGCATCGGCGACCGGACGCGTCGCGGTCGCCGTCATCGGACTCGATCGGTTGAAGCTCGTCAACGACGAACACGGCCACCCCATCGGCGACCTGCTGCTCCGGACCCGCGCCGCCGATCTCGTGCAGGCACTCGACGACCCGCGGAGCGTCGCGGCCAGGCTGGGTGGCGACCAGTTCGTCTGCGCGATCCCGTTCGACACGGCCACCGAGCTCTCCGCCGTGCTCGACCGCGTGGGAGCGGCCTTCAGCACCCCCTTGCCCGTCGGGCAGGACTACGTCTCGACGACCGCATCCGTGGGAGTCGCCGTCCATCCCGACGACGCGACCGACGTCGACCACCTGCTGATCGACGCCGACCTCGCGATGAGCCGCGCCAAGCGCACGCTGACCGCAGGGCCCCAGTTCTTCACCGCCGAGCTCGACGACGCGATGCGCTCGCGACGCTACATGGCCCACGAGCTGAGCAGCGCCCTCGCCCGCGGACAGATGCGGCTCGTCTACCAGAACCAGGTGCGCGTCTCAGACGGCGTCGTCGTCGGACGTGAGGCACTGCTGCGATGGGACCACCCGCGGCTAGGGTCGGTGAGCCCGGGCGTCTTCATCCCCCTCGCCGAGGCGACGAACGACATCATCGTCATCGGCGACTGGGTGCTGACGGAGGCGTGCACCCAGGCCGCCGTCTGGACGGACGGACTGCGCGTCGCCGTGAACGTGTCTCCGGCGCAGGTCGCCCGCGACACCTGGGTCGACGAGCTCCGTCGTGCCCTCGAGGTGTCGGGGCTGCCGCCCGAGCGACTCGAGATCGAGGTCACCGAGTCGGCCCTGCTCAACCAGACCCCCGACACGCTGCGACACCTGATGGACGCACAGGCCCTCGGCGTCAGCATCGCGCTCGACGACCTCGGGGCCGGATACTCGTCGCTCGGGACCCTGCTGTCGTTCCCCTTCGACAAGATCAAGATCGACCGCGCCCTGATCGCCCGCTACCCCGAGGACGTCCGGGCGCCGAGCGCCCTGCGCGCCATGCTCACCCTCGGACACACGCTGCCCGCGCAGGTGCTCGTCGAAGGCGTCGAGACCCTCGACCAGCTGCGCCTGATCGAGCAGCAGGGCTTCGACGAGGCCCAGGGCTACCATCTCCACCGCCCTCAGTGA